One part of the Zerene cesonia ecotype Mississippi chromosome 2, Zerene_cesonia_1.1, whole genome shotgun sequence genome encodes these proteins:
- the LOC119833780 gene encoding uncharacterized protein LOC119833780 produces the protein MLRQVLLFAVFLQTGKNVLVHSAKQQVQLSDSYLPVAMQIIAHLTDQMSFEVKDDVPQKPPSTTPKPLDLTTKHHKPGLYSPSSPPKPSDRLHQKTEPFVLLPVEQHSQYTLIQPQETNTEETLLSAHNEQVKPIMEPAPSDPHLLPPYDDLKVSSRSGDDDIDEENLQYLSPNVRDMIRMARDPDDDRVVDIWEGLRANPAEPSSKGKLSSSNLRLLLLYDLLSRDAKRQRLSDYSGFSPDVMKTLVESSSGGARAQLKMALSKMVERHDCGHDYANNRAKEMVAELAKDDSTLSSELRYLQPLVYKY, from the exons GTCCACTCCGCAAAACAGCAAGTCCAGCTCTCAGACTCGTATCTGCCCGTCGCGATGCAGATCATTGCACATCTAACGGACCAGATGTCGTTCGAGGTCAAGGACGACGTCCCCCAGAAACCCCCATCCACCACCCCCAAACCGCT CGATCTCACCACAAAACACCACAAACCGGGCTTATACTCCCCGTCATCACCGCCCAAACCTTCCGACCGGCTGCACCAAAAAACCGAACCATTCGTGCTTCTACCAGTCGAGCAACACTCCCAATACACGCTAATACAGCCCCAAGAGACGAACACAGAAGAAACATTATTGTCTGCACACAACGAGCAGGTCAAACCCATCATGGAGCCAGCGCCTAGTGACCCTCACTTGCTCCCACCTTATGATGATCTCAAAGTATCTAGTCGGTCTGGTGATGATGATATCGATGAAGAAAACTTGCAGTATCTATCACCGAACGTGAGAGATATGATCAGGATGGCCAGGGATCCAGATGATGATAGGGTTGTGGATATCTGGGAAGGTTTAAGGGCCAACCCAGCTGAACCTTCCTCGAAGGGAAAACTCTCGTCGTCCAATTTGAGACTCTTGCTTCTATATGATCTATTGAGCCGGGATGCGAAGAGACAACGACTGTCGGATTATAgc GGTTTCTCCCCCGATGTGATGAAGACGCTAGTAGAATCGTCgagcggcggcgcgcgcgcacagCTCAAAATGGCGCTCTCTAAGATGGTGGAACGTCACGACTGCGGGCACGACTACGCTAACAATAGAGCCAAGGAAATGGTCGCTGAATTGGCCAAGGACGACTCCACATTGTCATCAGAACTGAGATATTTGCAACCCCTCGTGTACAAGTATTAG
- the LOC119834175 gene encoding uncharacterized protein LOC119834175: MDKIINIVVFGLMIQHGYSRSMPEDSVVSDYTKEGSGPGLDVYQQIANNIAERITSPIYRFLGYNNTEKTEVTTKKPWEKVEILETPSAKSLAPVSNDISKDKDVEELSDEAIKRIDKKPEKITLFSNYLPLDKLELNDTQSDDDDFDSFGFDDVESDADLKPREQGPFVFILELIGSFIQLVYGAVVSFFQRSPAQSS, from the exons ATCCAGCATGGCTACTCCCGGAGTATGCCCGAGGACTCCGTGGTGAGTGACTACACAAAGGAGGGCAGTGGTCCAGGGCTGGATGTCTACCAGCAGATCGCCAACAACATTGCTGAGAGGATCACTTCACCCATCTACAG GTTTCTTGGCTACAACAACACAGAGAAAACAGAAGTCACAACCAAAAAACCGTGGGAGAAAGTGGAAATACTCGAAACGCCATCAGCAAAGTCGCTAGCACCAGTGAGCAACGACATATCCAAAGACAAAGACGTAGAGGAGCTCTCCGATGAAGCAATAAAGAGAATAGACAAGAAACCGGAGAAAATCACATTATTCTCTAACTACTTGCCACTTGATAAGTTGGAACTGAATGATACACAAAGCGACGATGACGACTTCGATAGCTTCGGTTTTGATGATGTAGAAAGCGATGCAGACCTCAAGCCTCGTGAGCAAGGAccttttgttttcatattggAGCTAATTGGTAGTTTTATACAGTTGGTGTATGGAGCAGTCGTGTCGTTTTTTCAGAGAAGTCCGGCACAATCTAGCTAA